In one Mauremys mutica isolate MM-2020 ecotype Southern chromosome 3, ASM2049712v1, whole genome shotgun sequence genomic region, the following are encoded:
- the LOC123366149 gene encoding atherin-like yields the protein MVSGIHLRANLKGAKINAEENLRVPFHVGGPGQPTCPLVCSERYCRRRGYFVPFQPRGPVAVAGPGPPQPRSGSKPAAQEGAASARPLREPPRGQPPAQPLPPARLAAPQPLPALRGTPAFCAPGRVIAAARRGPAPGSERHVALAAGRLPTRLPRQSAPGPLTSVRARHAAAPRPAAGRPPSPVPPPQRRAPRSSAAAGAGVDAPPEEEPGWRSRHRRCPPAASLESTD from the coding sequence ATGGTTTCAGGCATTCACTTGCGGGCCAATTTAAAAGGAGCCAAAATAAACGCAGAGGAAAACCTCAGAGTCCCCTTCCACGTAGGCGGTCCAGGCCAGCCCACGTGCCCACTGGTCTGCAGCGAGCGCTACTGCAGGCGCCGGGGCTATTTTGTACCTTTTCAGCCCCGCGGCCCCGTTGCGgtggccgggccgggcccgccCCAGCCGAGGTCCGGGTCCAAGCCCGCGGCGCAGGAGGGGGCCGCGTCCGCCAGGCCATTACGGGAGCCGCCGCGGGGCCAGCCGCCCGCGCAGCCCCTTCCCCCGGCACGGCTGGCGGCTccgcagcccctccccgccctgcGCGGGACACCCGCTTTCTGCGCCCCCGGCCGGGTTATCGCCGCTGCGCGGCGCGGCCCCGCGCCCGGCTCGGAGAGACACGTGGCCCTAGCGGCCGGCCGGCTTCCTACCCGCCTCCCCCGGCAGAGCGCGCCCGGCCCCCTCACCTCAGTCCGCGCCCGCCATGCTGCAGCGCCTCGCCCGGCAGCCGGTCGGCCCCCTAGTCCCGTGCCTCCTCCTCAGAGACGGGCCCCGCGGAGCTCGGCGGCGGCTGGAGCCGGGGTGGACGCGCCGCCCGAGGAGGAGCCGGGCTGGAGGAGCCGCCACAGGCGCTGCCCGCCGGCCGCCTCGCTCGAGAGCACTGACTGA